A window of the Bufo gargarizans isolate SCDJY-AF-19 chromosome 1, ASM1485885v1, whole genome shotgun sequence genome harbors these coding sequences:
- the LOC122924706 gene encoding methanethiol oxidase-like — translation MSKTSAGCRRCGPGFRSPSEAMKGPPEEIMYVPCVYRCTGIKQPDYLATVDVNPESPQYCQVIHRLPMPHLDDELHHSGWNTCSSCFGDPSKVRNKLILPCLISSRVYVVDVGTDPRAPCLHKVVEAEDVKKKCGLGNLHTSHCLGCGEIMISAMGDPEGNGKGGFVLLDGETFEVKGNWEAEGQAAPFGYDFWYQPRHNVMISTEWGAPRVFSKGFRIEDVQAGHYGRRLHVWDWTKHTRIQSLDLGEDGQVPLGIRFLHNPDSDQALMCCALSSSVLRVYKTEGGRWKTEKVIQVRSKKVEGWILPEMPGFISDIVISLDDRFLYFNNWLHGDVRQYDITNIRHPRMVGQVFIGGCIVKGGPVTVVEDNELHAPPDPLLIKGRRVPGGPQMIQLSLDGKRLYVTTSLYSAWDKQFYPDMIRDGCVMLRVDVDTADGGLKVNPDFLVDFGKEPHGPVLVHEPRYPGGDCTSDIWV, via the exons ATGAGTAAGACCTCAG CTGGATGCAGACGCTGTGGACCAGGATTTAGATCCCCCTCGGAAGCCATGAAAG GTCCACCAGAGGAGATCATGTATGTGCCGTGTGTCTATCGCTGCACCGGGATTAAGCAGCCGGACTACTTGGCCACGGTGGATGTAAACCCTGAGTCTCCCCAGTACTGCCAG GTCATTCACCGTCTGCCGATGCCCCACCTGGACGATGAGCTGCACCACTCGGGCTGGAACACCtgcagcagctgctttggggaccCTTCTAAAGTGAGGAACAAGCTGATCCTGCCCTGTCTCATATCCTCCAGGGTCTACGTAGTAGATGTGGGCACTGACCCACGAGCCCCTTGCCTGCACAAG GTTGTAGAAGCTGAAGATGTGAAGAAGAAGTGCGGCCTGGGGAACCTGCACACCTCGCACTGCCTGGGCTGCGGGGAGATCATGATCAGTGCTATGGGAGACCCAGAAGGGAATGGCAAAG GAGGCTTTGTTTTGCTGGATGGTGAGACATTTGAAGTGAAGGGGAACTGGGAGGCAGAAGGACAAGCGGCACCGTTCGGCTACGACTTCTGGTACCAACCGCGGCACAACGTCATGATCAGCACCGAGTGGGGAGCCCCAAGGGTGTTTAGTAAAGGCTTCAGAATTGAAGATGTCCAAGCTG GACACTACGGCCGCCGGTTACATGTATGGGACTGGACCAAGCACACCCGTATACAGAGCCTGGATCTCGGGGAGGACGGACAAGTACCTCTTGGTATCCGGTTCTTACATAATCCAGATTCGGACCAGGCCTTGATGTGTTGTGCTCTCAGCAGTTCAGTACTTCGCGTTTATAAGACAGAG GGTGGACGGTGGAAGACTGAGAAGGTCATCCAGGTCAGAAGTAAGAAGGTGGAAGGATGGATATTACCGGAGATGCCAG GGTTCATCTCCGACATTGTGATTTCACTGGATGATCGCTTCCTCTACTTCAACAACTGGCTACATGGAGACGTCAGGCAGTACGACATCACCAACATCCGTCACCCCAGAATGGTGGGACAG GTATTTATAGGGGGCTGCATTGTGAAGGGGGGTCCAGTGACTGTTGTGGAAGACAATGAGCTGCACGCCCCACCGGATCCATTACTTATAAAG GGGAGGAGGGTCCCCGGGGGCCCCCAGATGATCCAGCTCAGCCTGGACGGGAAGAGGCTCTATGTGACCACGTCTCTGTACAGCGCCTGGGACAAGCAGTTCTACCCCGACATGATCCG GGACGGCTGTGTCATGCTGCGGGTCGATGTGGACACCGCGGACGGCGGGCTCAAGGTGAACCCTGATTTCCTGGTAGATTTTGGGAAGGAGCCACATGGGCCGGTGCTTGTCCATGAGCCCAGGTACCCCGGAGGAGACTGCACGTCCGACATCTGGGTCTAG